The following coding sequences are from one Ammoniphilus sp. CFH 90114 window:
- the spoVAE gene encoding stage V sporulation protein AE, whose product MQIYFWAFVVGGIICVIGQLLFDVVKLTPAHTMSTLVVSGAILDGFGLYEPLIDFAGAGATVPITSFGNALVHGAMAEAEKNGMVGIITGIFEVTSAGISAAIIFGFLGALIFKPKG is encoded by the coding sequence ATGCAGATTTATTTTTGGGCTTTTGTCGTCGGAGGAATCATATGCGTAATTGGACAGTTGCTGTTTGATGTAGTCAAACTGACTCCCGCGCATACCATGAGTACCCTCGTGGTATCAGGAGCCATTCTGGATGGTTTTGGATTATATGAGCCACTCATTGATTTCGCCGGAGCAGGAGCGACAGTGCCGATTACGAGCTTTGGGAATGCGTTGGTGCATGGGGCTATGGCTGAGGCGGAAAAGAATGGTATGGTGGGGATTATTACGGGAATATTTGAGGTCACCAGTGCAGGTATATCCGCTGCCATTATCTTCGGCTTTTTAGGTGCGTTAATCTTTAAACCGAAGGGATAA
- the larE gene encoding ATP-dependent sacrificial sulfur transferase LarE: MPYQKLEKLKMLLKDMDRVVVAFSGGVDSTFLLKIAIDCLGRENVLAVTADSETYPTKELEEAKSLAQELDAQHEVIETSELNIPGYAENTANRCYFCKKSLFEHLLPIMEGQGYKNIIFGLIADDLNEHRPGTRAAKEMGVRGPLQEAGLYKEEIRELSREFQLSTWNKPSYACLSSRVAYGERITIEKLNRIDQSENYLKSLGISQVRVRTHGDMARIEVEPKDMEKLLEHHRQIYVQLHAYGYQYVTMDLLGYLSGSMNKVLK, translated from the coding sequence ATGCCATACCAAAAGCTTGAAAAATTAAAGATGTTATTGAAGGACATGGATAGGGTAGTCGTAGCTTTTTCTGGGGGGGTAGACAGTACTTTCCTTCTTAAGATAGCCATAGATTGCTTAGGGAGAGAAAATGTATTAGCTGTAACTGCTGATTCGGAGACCTACCCAACAAAGGAATTAGAAGAGGCTAAGAGTTTAGCTCAAGAGTTAGATGCACAGCATGAAGTGATCGAGACATCTGAGCTAAATATTCCTGGCTATGCTGAAAATACCGCCAATCGTTGTTATTTTTGTAAGAAGAGCCTATTTGAACACTTGCTGCCCATCATGGAGGGGCAAGGATACAAAAATATTATTTTTGGCTTAATAGCGGATGATCTTAATGAGCATAGGCCAGGAACACGAGCGGCAAAGGAGATGGGGGTTCGTGGTCCCTTGCAAGAAGCTGGATTATATAAAGAAGAAATTCGTGAACTTTCCAGAGAATTTCAATTGAGCACTTGGAACAAGCCTTCGTATGCTTGCTTATCTTCTCGTGTGGCATATGGAGAAAGAATTACGATCGAAAAGCTTAATCGTATCGATCAATCCGAAAATTACCTCAAATCGCTAGGTATTTCGCAGGTGCGGGTGCGCACCCATGGGGATATGGCCCGGATTGAAGTGGAGCCCAAAGATATGGAAAAGCTACTGGAACATCATAGACAGATATATGTCCAATTACATGCTTATGGGTATCAATACGTTACAATGGACCTTCTAGGCTATTTGAGTGGCAGCATGAATAAGGTGCTGAAGTGA
- a CDS encoding aspartyl-phosphate phosphatase Spo0E family protein: protein MAETAEILEKIEQLRKKMHAMVMIKGMSSPEVLHVSQELDVVLNQYKQLTTHQQQQSNTLEL from the coding sequence ATGGCAGAAACAGCAGAGATCTTAGAAAAGATAGAGCAATTAAGAAAAAAGATGCATGCTATGGTCATGATAAAGGGGATGAGCTCACCAGAAGTATTGCATGTTAGTCAAGAGTTAGATGTGGTGTTGAATCAATACAAGCAATTAACCACCCACCAGCAACAGCAATCCAATACACTAGAGTTATAA
- the spoVAC gene encoding stage V sporulation protein AC, which produces MSDKKKKKLSPTQQEYQQFAKAREPQRPVLFNCVRAFLVGGFICLLGQLISDFYMTYFDFNERTAGNPTVATLIFIAVLLTGFGVYDHIAQWAGAGTAVPVTGFANSVASAAIEHRSEGFVLGVGGNMFKLAGSVIVFGVFAAFVVALIKTAITKLGGV; this is translated from the coding sequence ATGTCCGATAAGAAAAAGAAAAAGTTATCGCCAACCCAACAGGAATACCAGCAATTTGCAAAAGCGAGAGAACCACAAAGACCGGTACTGTTCAATTGCGTACGAGCCTTTCTGGTGGGTGGTTTTATTTGTCTACTGGGGCAATTAATATCTGACTTTTACATGACGTATTTTGATTTCAATGAAAGAACCGCAGGAAACCCGACCGTAGCGACACTTATTTTTATAGCCGTTTTATTAACGGGGTTTGGGGTGTATGATCATATTGCTCAGTGGGCAGGTGCGGGTACGGCTGTTCCCGTTACGGGGTTTGCCAATTCTGTAGCGTCAGCAGCCATTGAACATCGCTCCGAAGGGTTTGTTTTAGGTGTGGGCGGGAATATGTTCAAGCTTGCCGGATCGGTCATTGTGTTCGGGGTGTTTGCAGCCTTTGTCGTTGCCTTAATCAAGACGGCCATTACTAAGTTAGGAGGGGTTTAA
- a CDS encoding DUF421 domain-containing protein, with protein sequence MAEWLIILFRSFLMFVIVISFLRIVGSKQTSQMTYADFVVGIAIGGIVALISLNVITNLAYGLLALALWMLMPVAVNYFAMKSKKFHDFIYGNQTILIKHGKVLEDNLKKVRYTGEELLGQLRRKNVFNLADVEFAVMEANGEVSVMLKPEQTPITPRHLEWKVAITGEPQTVILDGNIIDEGLRNQGLNRGWLHTELEKMGIALENVFIGQVDTSGDLYVDLFNDAIYLPKPTTKELLYATLKKCEADLELYALSTQDKAVKEGYQRSAEQLMEVLTDLRTQLKR encoded by the coding sequence ATGGCTGAGTGGTTAATTATACTTTTTCGTTCTTTTCTTATGTTTGTTATTGTAATCTCTTTCTTAAGAATCGTTGGAAGTAAACAGACCTCACAAATGACTTATGCGGACTTTGTTGTGGGGATTGCCATCGGAGGAATTGTGGCGCTCATATCTCTCAATGTCATAACGAATCTTGCGTATGGGTTGCTGGCACTGGCTCTATGGATGTTAATGCCCGTTGCCGTGAATTATTTTGCAATGAAAAGCAAGAAGTTCCATGACTTTATATATGGAAATCAAACGATTCTCATTAAGCATGGCAAAGTACTTGAGGATAACTTGAAAAAAGTAAGATATACCGGGGAAGAGCTTCTTGGTCAGCTTAGAAGGAAAAATGTATTTAACTTAGCGGATGTAGAGTTCGCAGTAATGGAAGCAAATGGAGAAGTTAGCGTGATGCTAAAGCCGGAACAAACGCCCATTACACCACGCCATCTGGAATGGAAGGTAGCCATTACCGGTGAGCCGCAAACGGTAATTTTAGATGGGAATATCATCGACGAGGGACTACGCAATCAAGGACTTAATCGAGGGTGGCTTCATACAGAGCTTGAAAAGATGGGGATAGCACTAGAGAATGTATTTATAGGTCAAGTAGATACATCTGGTGACTTATATGTCGACTTATTTAACGATGCGATTTATCTCCCTAAACCGACAACGAAAGAATTACTATATGCCACACTGAAAAAGTGTGAAGCAGATCTTGAGTTATACGCTTTATCAACTCAGGATAAGGCAGTGAAGGAAGGATACCAAAGATCAGCTGAACAATTGATGGAGGTCTTAACTGACCTTCGAACACAACTTAAACGGTGA
- a CDS encoding YhcN/YlaJ family sporulation lipoprotein, translating into MKKVPFTLTFLLMLGLLTGCSLDHRFNSLEEASYRAKGFENNMNTAPIDPADHIEKRVEAIPGVKEAHVLFYGVDNLILGIDTEEPPSLQAIKGWIKQELQGEAVDFLIYVVTNRESDLLARVKAMRSNILEGQKVRESEMVRLVNGVWKTVVPFNLLSKS; encoded by the coding sequence ATGAAGAAGGTACCTTTTACACTTACTTTTCTCTTGATGTTGGGCTTACTTACGGGTTGTTCTCTTGATCATCGGTTCAATTCATTAGAGGAAGCCTCTTACCGAGCTAAAGGATTCGAAAACAATATGAATACCGCTCCCATAGATCCTGCAGACCATATAGAAAAAAGGGTGGAGGCTATACCTGGCGTTAAAGAGGCCCATGTTTTATTTTATGGAGTAGATAATTTAATTCTCGGCATCGATACCGAGGAACCACCTAGCTTACAAGCTATTAAAGGATGGATTAAGCAAGAACTCCAAGGTGAAGCAGTAGATTTCTTAATTTACGTTGTTACCAATCGTGAGTCTGACCTTCTTGCTCGTGTTAAGGCCATGCGAAGTAACATTCTTGAGGGACAGAAGGTGAGAGAGAGCGAAATGGTGAGGTTAGTAAACGGGGTTTGGAAGACAGTCGTACCATTTAACTTACTAAGTAAATCTTAA
- the selA gene encoding L-seryl-tRNA(Sec) selenium transferase: MQAEIKQLLREIPAVHHFTHDLTLMEWVEANQIPEELFTQLVKETIESIRRDILAHQVVEISYSIVLEKVKEKIRDTQQQNLRPVINGTGVILHTNLGRAVLAQEAIDQMVEIATGYSNLEYRIEEGKRGSRHDHVEDLIRRLTGAEAAMVVNNNAAAVYLVLREMAKDKEVIVSRGQLVEIGGSFRVSEIMKESGAILREVGTTNKTHTRDYEQVMNENTALLLKVHTSNFAMSGFTKTVSLEELVELGKSKGVPVYEDLGSGVLYDLRKHGIGDEPVIHESIQQGADVVTFSGDKLLGGPQVGVIAGKKEWIDRFKKNQLARVLRVDKVTLAALEATLRLYLNPRKAAESIPALRDMLMPMEEVRARAESFRDKLEGMTIEVREDKTEVGGGSLPGVLLPTVVAVLHHDSYPAHVIERKLRTGNPVVVGRITKDEYILDFRTIHPREIPLLVEAIYAQLT, from the coding sequence TTGCAGGCAGAAATAAAACAATTGCTTCGTGAGATACCTGCTGTCCATCATTTTACACATGATTTGACATTAATGGAATGGGTTGAAGCAAATCAGATTCCTGAAGAACTATTTACCCAATTAGTGAAAGAAACCATTGAATCCATACGGAGAGATATATTAGCGCACCAAGTAGTTGAGATATCTTATTCTATAGTTTTAGAAAAAGTAAAAGAAAAAATTAGAGATACTCAACAGCAAAATCTGAGACCCGTAATTAATGGCACAGGTGTCATTCTTCATACCAATTTGGGTAGAGCTGTGCTGGCGCAAGAAGCCATTGATCAGATGGTTGAAATTGCGACAGGTTACTCGAATCTAGAGTATCGAATCGAAGAAGGAAAACGAGGGTCCCGCCATGATCACGTAGAGGATCTAATCCGCAGACTGACAGGAGCAGAAGCGGCCATGGTGGTAAATAATAATGCAGCTGCGGTATATCTTGTCCTAAGGGAAATGGCAAAGGATAAGGAAGTCATTGTATCGCGGGGGCAACTGGTGGAAATTGGCGGGTCTTTCCGTGTTTCCGAGATCATGAAAGAGAGTGGAGCCATTCTACGAGAAGTAGGAACGACGAATAAGACACATACTCGTGATTACGAACAGGTGATGAATGAGAACACGGCCTTATTGCTAAAAGTCCATACAAGTAATTTTGCCATGAGCGGGTTTACAAAAACGGTATCTCTAGAAGAGCTGGTTGAGTTAGGAAAAAGCAAAGGAGTGCCAGTGTATGAGGATCTAGGCAGTGGCGTCCTCTATGACTTGCGCAAACATGGGATTGGGGATGAGCCTGTCATCCATGAGAGCATACAGCAAGGGGCGGATGTGGTAACCTTTAGTGGAGACAAGCTGTTAGGAGGTCCACAGGTAGGAGTTATTGCGGGTAAGAAAGAGTGGATTGACCGTTTCAAGAAAAATCAACTAGCTCGTGTTCTCCGTGTAGACAAGGTTACTTTAGCCGCATTAGAAGCTACGCTCCGACTCTACCTTAATCCTCGAAAAGCTGCAGAGTCTATTCCTGCTCTTCGTGATATGCTTATGCCCATGGAGGAAGTGCGAGCAAGAGCAGAATCCTTCCGTGATAAGCTAGAAGGAATGACGATTGAGGTTCGGGAGGACAAGACCGAAGTAGGGGGAGGCAGTCTTCCAGGGGTCCTTCTTCCAACTGTGGTGGCCGTCCTTCATCATGATTCCTATCCTGCCCATGTCATAGAAAGAAAACTCAGAACAGGGAACCCTGTTGTTGTGGGTAGAATAACAAAGGACGAATATATCCTTGATTTTCGTACTATACATCCACGAGAGATTCCTCTATTAGTTGAGGCGATCTATGCTCAATTAACGTAG
- a CDS encoding citrate synthase → MSETKLSDYKAKADFTAGLEDVIAGTSEICFIDGKEGRLIYRGYDINELVDKTTFEEVMYLLWKGELPNAEQLQELKAQISSYQKLPQEVLDVIRMISPKGTPMDTLRTAVSLLKSYDEEGEEMAPEVNYRKAIKLTAVLPVIVAAIDRSRKGLDIVEAKPELSLAANFLYMLKGQEASDIEVRVMDAGLIMHADHEFNASTFACRVTAGTLSDIYSAVTSGIGTLKGPLHGGANTAVMQMLLEIGELDRVEDYVQDKLARKEKIMGFGHRVYKTMDPRAVQLREMSKELAEYKGEDKWYKMTEKTFEIVNKEKGMWPNVDLFSASVYYVMGIDLDLYTAIFAMSRVSGWTAHILEQYSNNRLIRPTSIYQGPGLREVTPLAER, encoded by the coding sequence ATGAGTGAAACCAAGTTAAGTGACTACAAAGCAAAAGCTGACTTTACTGCGGGTTTAGAGGATGTCATCGCAGGTACTTCCGAGATCTGTTTTATTGATGGCAAGGAAGGCCGTCTGATTTACCGCGGCTATGATATTAATGAGCTAGTGGATAAAACCACATTTGAAGAAGTGATGTATTTATTGTGGAAGGGAGAACTTCCCAACGCTGAGCAGCTCCAAGAGCTTAAAGCACAGATCTCCAGCTACCAGAAACTTCCTCAAGAAGTGTTAGATGTCATCCGCATGATCTCTCCTAAGGGAACCCCTATGGATACCCTGCGCACCGCTGTTTCCTTATTGAAGTCCTATGATGAAGAAGGAGAGGAAATGGCTCCTGAAGTTAACTACCGAAAGGCAATTAAACTTACAGCCGTTCTTCCCGTTATTGTAGCAGCTATTGATCGCTCCCGCAAAGGTTTAGATATCGTCGAGGCAAAGCCAGAACTTTCCCTAGCCGCCAACTTCCTATACATGTTAAAAGGACAGGAAGCTAGCGATATCGAGGTTCGTGTTATGGATGCAGGATTGATTATGCATGCTGACCATGAGTTCAATGCTTCTACATTTGCATGTCGTGTAACAGCGGGAACTCTATCCGACATTTATTCTGCCGTTACTTCCGGAATCGGAACGCTGAAGGGACCTTTACATGGTGGTGCTAACACAGCTGTAATGCAGATGCTACTTGAGATTGGTGAGTTAGACCGTGTCGAAGATTATGTGCAGGATAAGTTAGCCCGTAAGGAGAAAATCATGGGCTTCGGACATCGTGTTTATAAGACCATGGATCCTCGTGCTGTACAACTTCGTGAGATGTCGAAGGAGCTTGCAGAATATAAGGGTGAAGACAAGTGGTACAAGATGACGGAGAAGACTTTCGAGATCGTAAATAAGGAAAAAGGAATGTGGCCTAACGTCGACCTATTCTCTGCCTCTGTTTACTACGTAATGGGAATTGATCTAGACTTGTATACAGCGATCTTCGCTATGAGCCGTGTGTCCGGTTGGACAGCTCACATTTTAGAGCAATACTCCAATAACCGACTCATCCGTCCTACGTCCATCTACCAAGGACCGGGATTGCGCGAAGTTACCCCATTAGCTGAACGTTAA
- a CDS encoding glycine--tRNA ligase, with the protein MSVTMDQIVALAKHRGFVFQGSEIYGGLANTWDYGPLGVELKNNVKRAWWKKFIQESPYNVGLDAAILMNPQAWVASGHVGNFNDPMIDCKQCKARHRADKIIENALAEKGMEVIVDGLSFEQMADLMNEHNIACPDCGSRDFTEIRQFNLMFKTFQGVTESSTNQIFLRPETAQGIFVNFKNVQRTMRKKLPFGIGQIGKSFRNEITPGNFTFRTREFEQMELEFFCKPGEDLQWFEYWRSYCYQWLLTLGLNEENIRLRDHSDDELSHYSNATTDIEFKFPFGWGELWGIADRTDYDLKQHMEHSGEDFKYIDQETNERYVPYCIEPSLGADRVTLAFLLDAFEEQQLEGGDSRAVLHFHPALAPFKAAIFPLSKKLSEGATKVFEDLSKHFNVDFDEAGSIGKRYRRHDEIGTPFCITYDFDSEQDGQVTVRDRDTMEQQRMPISELRSFIEGKMNY; encoded by the coding sequence ATGAGCGTCACAATGGATCAAATTGTTGCATTGGCTAAACATCGTGGTTTTGTATTTCAGGGCTCTGAAATCTACGGAGGATTGGCTAACACATGGGACTACGGTCCGCTTGGAGTTGAATTAAAGAATAATGTCAAGCGTGCGTGGTGGAAGAAATTTATCCAAGAATCGCCTTATAATGTAGGATTAGATGCAGCGATCTTGATGAATCCACAGGCTTGGGTAGCATCCGGACATGTTGGGAACTTTAACGACCCGATGATTGATTGTAAACAGTGTAAAGCGCGTCACCGTGCGGATAAGATCATTGAGAATGCTCTTGCAGAGAAGGGTATGGAAGTGATCGTGGATGGATTATCCTTTGAACAGATGGCTGATCTTATGAATGAACACAACATCGCTTGTCCGGATTGCGGCAGCCGTGATTTTACAGAGATTCGTCAATTTAACTTAATGTTCAAGACCTTCCAAGGAGTTACAGAGAGCAGTACGAATCAGATTTTTCTTCGTCCGGAAACAGCTCAAGGAATTTTCGTTAATTTCAAGAATGTGCAGCGTACTATGCGTAAGAAGCTTCCGTTTGGTATCGGTCAGATCGGGAAGAGCTTCCGTAATGAAATTACACCAGGTAACTTTACGTTCCGTACGCGTGAGTTTGAACAGATGGAGCTGGAGTTCTTCTGCAAGCCAGGCGAGGATCTGCAGTGGTTCGAATACTGGAGAAGCTACTGTTATCAATGGTTGCTAACTCTTGGGTTAAACGAGGAGAACATTCGTCTTCGCGATCATTCTGATGATGAGCTTTCTCATTATAGTAACGCAACGACGGATATTGAGTTCAAATTCCCGTTCGGATGGGGAGAATTATGGGGTATTGCTGACCGTACTGACTATGATCTGAAGCAACATATGGAGCATTCTGGAGAAGACTTCAAATATATTGATCAAGAAACAAACGAAAGGTATGTTCCTTATTGTATAGAACCATCTCTAGGAGCGGACCGCGTGACTTTAGCTTTCTTGCTTGATGCATTCGAGGAGCAGCAGCTTGAGGGGGGAGACAGTCGTGCTGTCCTACACTTCCATCCGGCCCTAGCGCCGTTTAAAGCAGCCATCTTCCCATTATCGAAGAAGCTCTCCGAGGGAGCGACGAAGGTATTTGAAGATTTGTCCAAGCACTTTAATGTTGACTTTGACGAGGCAGGTTCCATCGGGAAACGTTATCGTCGCCATGATGAGATCGGTACACCGTTCTGTATCACTTACGACTTTGACTCTGAGCAAGATGGACAAGTAACGGTAAGAGACAGAGATACGATGGAACAACAGCGTATGCCGATTAGTGAGCTAAGATCCTTTATTGAAGGAAAAATGAATTACTAA
- a CDS encoding DUF1657 domain-containing protein, with protein sequence MTVGSQVKQTAASLKGVRATLDIYASQSPKEEEKVIYERNSKTIETIIEFLEERISQLEYEEPQYKGF encoded by the coding sequence ATGACAGTTGGATCTCAAGTAAAACAAACAGCCGCAAGTTTGAAGGGGGTAAGAGCAACGCTTGATATATACGCTTCCCAATCACCTAAGGAAGAGGAAAAGGTGATTTATGAGAGGAACAGCAAGACGATAGAAACTATTATTGAGTTTCTAGAAGAGCGGATTTCACAGCTGGAGTATGAAGAACCTCAGTATAAAGGCTTTTAA
- a CDS encoding aspartyl-phosphate phosphatase Spo0E family protein, protein MASKIDILVEKIEKLREDMHNLAGRKGISSPEVLTISQQIDVELNHYYRLINITRNVCSDN, encoded by the coding sequence GTGGCATCCAAGATAGATATCTTAGTCGAGAAGATTGAGAAGTTAAGAGAAGATATGCACAACCTAGCTGGAAGGAAGGGAATATCTTCCCCAGAGGTATTAACCATTAGCCAACAGATCGATGTGGAGTTAAACCATTACTATCGATTAATAAATATAACGAGAAACGTATGCTCTGATAACTAG
- the spoVAD gene encoding stage V sporulation protein AD — protein sequence MLQGHQTWVFSNKPVILSTGVVGGPFEAEGPLADDFDMLHQDTWLGQDSFEKAEKKMLEQACEKAIEKAGLKKEDIQFFLSGDLMNQIISSSFAARTLGCPYIGLFGACSTSMEGLALGSLIMNSQSANYVLCGTASHNSSVEKQFRYPTEYGGQKPPTAQWTVTGAGAAILAKEGDGPRVSAATMGRIVDMGLSDPFNMGAAMAPAAVDTIEAHFRDLNRTAKDYDLIATGDLGRVGHQIAVDLLDKHGVEMGDHFVDCGMMIYRDDQPVLAGASGAACSATVTYGHILNRMKKGELKKVLIVATGALLSPLSFQQKESIPCIAHAVVIENIS from the coding sequence ATGCTGCAAGGACACCAAACCTGGGTGTTTTCCAACAAACCCGTTATACTCTCGACAGGAGTGGTTGGAGGTCCTTTTGAAGCAGAAGGACCATTAGCTGACGACTTTGATATGCTGCATCAGGACACATGGTTAGGACAAGACAGCTTCGAGAAAGCCGAAAAGAAAATGCTTGAACAAGCTTGTGAGAAAGCCATCGAAAAAGCGGGGTTAAAGAAGGAGGATATTCAGTTCTTTCTTTCTGGTGACCTGATGAATCAAATTATCTCGAGCAGCTTCGCGGCTCGAACGTTAGGTTGTCCATATATCGGCCTGTTCGGTGCTTGTTCAACCTCTATGGAGGGGCTAGCCTTGGGATCGCTAATTATGAATAGTCAGTCCGCCAACTATGTGTTGTGTGGGACAGCAAGTCACAACTCCTCTGTAGAAAAGCAGTTTCGTTATCCAACAGAATATGGCGGTCAGAAGCCTCCGACGGCTCAGTGGACTGTTACGGGTGCGGGAGCAGCTATCCTGGCTAAAGAGGGAGATGGTCCAAGGGTGAGCGCAGCAACTATGGGACGAATTGTAGACATGGGCTTGTCTGATCCATTTAATATGGGAGCAGCAATGGCTCCGGCTGCAGTGGATACCATCGAAGCTCACTTTCGAGATCTAAATCGTACGGCAAAGGATTATGACCTGATTGCTACCGGTGATCTGGGAAGAGTGGGTCATCAGATTGCTGTGGACCTGCTAGACAAGCATGGGGTGGAAATGGGAGATCACTTCGTAGATTGCGGCATGATGATCTATCGTGATGATCAACCGGTATTGGCAGGAGCTAGCGGAGCAGCTTGCTCTGCTACTGTTACCTATGGTCATATTCTTAATCGAATGAAAAAGGGAGAATTAAAGAAGGTATTAATTGTGGCGACCGGGGCCTTATTATCTCCTCTGAGCTTTCAACAAAAGGAAAGTATTCCTTGTATTGCCCATGCTGTTGTTATAGAAAACATATCCTAA
- a CDS encoding glycosyltransferase, which translates to MHILFFTPYFNQPRGNATTSKRVIHYLQKQGIQTCVFPYDEADLWHLPHTVDIVHILHATRFAAWAREHKFTLSKPYILTMGGTDINSDLQSEVSNDVFQLLDRADALTVFTEDALEKVKALNQDWFTKTHVIPQAAWISWKVKKRVDYHSPHILLPAGLRPVKDVLHALPALDILAQEYMNPSLKYTILGANLDQEVHKQVMMAAESRPWMDYAGVVPFEVMTQWYNDSNIVINTSITEGQSLAVMEAMAMGRPVIARRNPANESLIQHGITGWLYETPNEFVQAVHSIMKEPSLRNNVTRKAQQWIEQYSSPKKEAEAYIRLYRKATESVTVCR; encoded by the coding sequence ATGCACATTCTATTTTTCACACCTTATTTTAACCAGCCCAGAGGAAATGCGACAACCTCTAAGCGGGTGATACACTATCTTCAAAAGCAGGGCATCCAAACCTGCGTATTTCCTTATGATGAAGCGGATCTCTGGCACCTGCCCCATACCGTGGATATCGTTCATATTCTCCATGCTACAAGATTTGCCGCTTGGGCACGGGAGCATAAATTTACCTTGAGTAAACCTTATATCCTGACCATGGGAGGAACGGATATTAACTCTGATCTGCAAAGTGAGGTATCCAATGATGTATTTCAACTTCTCGATCGGGCTGATGCTCTCACTGTGTTTACCGAGGATGCGCTAGAAAAGGTTAAAGCCTTAAACCAGGATTGGTTCACGAAAACCCATGTGATTCCCCAAGCCGCTTGGATCTCTTGGAAAGTGAAAAAACGGGTAGATTACCATTCTCCACATATCCTTTTGCCCGCTGGCCTGCGACCTGTCAAGGATGTTCTCCATGCACTACCAGCCCTAGATATTTTAGCTCAGGAGTACATGAATCCATCACTAAAATATACCATACTAGGTGCTAACCTAGATCAAGAGGTCCATAAACAAGTCATGATGGCAGCGGAGAGTCGCCCCTGGATGGATTATGCTGGAGTTGTCCCCTTTGAAGTTATGACACAATGGTATAACGATTCTAACATCGTCATTAATACTTCCATAACCGAAGGGCAATCCCTAGCTGTCATGGAGGCTATGGCCATGGGAAGACCCGTCATCGCTCGAAGAAATCCAGCTAACGAGAGCTTGATTCAACATGGAATTACAGGATGGCTGTATGAGACACCGAACGAGTTTGTCCAAGCTGTCCATTCCATTATGAAGGAGCCTTCTCTAAGGAATAACGTCACACGAAAAGCACAGCAGTGGATTGAACAGTATTCCTCACCTAAGAAGGAAGCGGAAGCTTATATCCGACTTTACCGAAAAGCGACCGAGTCCGTTACGGTCTGTCGGTAA